The genome window ctgactgtcgtACTGATGTATTATCTCCTTATTATCACACCATTACAATTTCCATCGCCAAGCTGAAAATTCCACTAAAAATAACATAGCATTACCTTAATACTATTCCCATGTTATTATAGTACTGTAATATAAAATTatgcttttactttatttttgtcaaagCCATAAGCATTGCCACACGAtgcaaaaaaagttaaatttttCAACTCAGTTTTAGTTTGACAACTCTTGTTAGACCTTTGGAATTAATGTCACAGTTGCtcacattaactgaaacaaaCTCAGAGGCAAGAATCGGCTTTTCCGATCCTGCCCAGTGTACCCGAATGGTCACATGatgtatgttttcatgtgtgtcagTATGGCTGTAGTGTGGAGCTGTAGTGTAGTAAATGTATTGTCGATATATCCTTGGAGACGCACACGTCGCTAGGGACCTTAGGGACAAGTTGAATCCTGCACATGATGTGCAAACTCTGGGGACAGTGGGGACTGTAGGGAGCAGAAGACATGTGATGACATTGTTCAGTTCAATTGTTGTTGCAGTTCCACGTGAGGGAGTGAATGCTGTGACACTAATGCTGACACACAGCAGTAGTGCTTTGGTAGAAGCAGCAGTATGGATCAATCACAACCAGCCTTTGTGTCCAGGTTCCTgtccacataaaaacaacagaatagCCATTCCCTCCTGAACTATTTACCTGCTGAGTCTAAGAACATAAAGGAGGCAAGAGAAAAATCGTATTTGTCAGCTTAGAAGATACAATGTGACAGCACATGTTGGGGATAAGGagtaaaaattgtaaaaaaaaataaataaaaaaagagaggcagACAGGGAGAGATGGGGTTGTCCTTGTGCGTTTTAGGAAGTAAATTACCAGCGGGCTCAGTGAGAGGCATTAGTGAACTCAGCAGATTGCCAAGGCGGTGATGCTGCATGATGCTCCCCTGTGTTTGTTGTGGCTTTGCTCTTTATTATAGATAACAAGGTGGCCAAAGGCAGAGGCAGGTGCTGCTGGAATTACACAGCCGGTGTAGATGAAAGGGAAATGGGAAATGGGAAAATGGCAATAAACAGGGGAGGGATTACTGGGTTGTAATAGCTGGAGTATATCAAATAATGATAACGGATCAATTTTTGCATAAAGTGGGCCGAAAAGGATGGTACAGGGGCAAAGAGTTCTTCTTTGGTGCCTTTACAACATGGTTACTAGTTGTGGTGCTGTTGTAGCTGAAATAACTGAAATAATCTCaaatttttgtgtgtatttattgtttcatgtttgtgttattgcCTAGAGCAGGTCTGTAACCTGCGGCTCTAGGGCTGCATGTGGCTCTTCAGCTGCTCTCCAGTGGCTCCCTGAAGcctctaaataaataaacaattatttgcatttaaatgtttgtctttcacaGTGAAAACCTTTTATTTAGAGATCAATggtgttttaatatttgtcaACTAAAAACAGGCGTCACATCCTATGTCTAcatcaaatacaatatttaaaaaccaCCACAGCCATTCCCAACAATTAGATGAAGAACatagttctgtgttttattttaaagcaggcCTACACATGTCAACAGTGTTTCCCTTTGTCAAGAGctatgaaatgtaaataattttcttttctgtggTTCTTAAATCTTACAAATGCAACAAACTTTAGTTATCATGTTTATAGATAAtactttatacattttatgggtcaaataggATTTGCGGCTCCAGATTAATTATATTTCGGTGGAGACATGTCAAAAATGGCTCTTCTGATACTAGAGGTTGCAGACCACTGGCCTAGAGCATGTGTCTTGTCCACTGCATCACTAATACTTCCAACCCTTTATGGATTGCTTTCTTGTTTGTTGCTATCTGGATGAATGTTTGCCCCCTTTCAGTTGCCTGTCCACTAACTCAATTTCTCTGTTTCCTCCCCTGCCCTAACCTGTGCCCATAACTttactctcctctttctcttcttccatCATTATTCTATTTCCTCCATCTACCTACTCAATCATTTTCATGCTTCCTTCTTTACCACCCCTCCTCCCCTCAGCAAACATCCTGACAGTGGTTATCCTGTCCCAGCTGGTGCTGCGTCGTCAGAAGTCCTCCTACAACTATCTGCTGGCTCTGGCAGCCGCTGACATTCTAGTCCTACTCCTGATTGTTTTTGTCGACTTCATATTGGAGGACTTCATTTTGGTTGTGCCGCTGCCTCCGTCATTAAACAATGCAGTGCAGGTCCTGGAGTTCTCCTCCATTCACACCTCCATCTGGATCACCGTGCCTTTGACCATTGACCGTTACATCGCTGTTTGCCACCCGCTGCGCTACCACACAGTTTCCTACCCAGCTCGCACACGAAGGGTGATATTTGCAGTTTATATTGGGTGTCTGCTGTCTGCAGCTCCTTATTACTGGTGGCCTGAGCTATGGCACAGCCTACCAGGAATGGGCAGCGATGGtggtggagcaggaggaggagagagcaacAGAACGGTGGCCCAACATGTTCTCGTGTGGGCCCACTGCGCTACCGTCTACCTCCTTCCTTGCACCGTCTTCTTCTCCCTTAATGCTGTCATTGTGCGCAAGCTCCGCAAACGCCGCAGCTGTTTCCGCCTCCGTGGTTACTCTACTGGCAAAACCACCGCCATTCTCCTCGCTATAACGTCCATCTTTGCTGTTCTGTGGGCGCCACGCACCCTCATGATCCTCTACCATTTCTACTCCCCTCCTCCAGCCACACAAGatgctggtcgactgctgcaCATGCTCACGGATCTGGCAAACATGCTAGCGCTGCTCAACACTGGTGTCAACTTTTTCCTCTACTGTTTCATCAGCAAGCGTTTCAGGGGCATGGCAGCTAACGTGTTGAGAGCGCTGGTCCACTGCCGAAAGCAGCCAACGCCGTTCTACGCCAGCCACAACTTCTCCATCACAAGCAGTCCCTGGATTTCACCAGCCAACTCTCACTGCATCAAGATGTTTGTGTACCAGTATGACAAAAACGGAAAGCCTATCTGTATCTCCTCTTGAGTATTTAGCCACCAGCAGCGGCCCCCACCCTCAATCCTGGGAAAACATATTTTGGGATTTGTCTCTGTGGTGATCAGCTTTGCCCACATGAGACTCTTTGAGGCTCTCAAATGTCAACAAGCCCAGAGAGAACAAAGGTGTGACATTAGCTAGCTCTCATAACAAAGTGACAGGCTAGCAAGGTGGAAAAGCAAGCAGCCGACGTGTGCTTGGGAGGCCTTTCATGTCCAATAAACTGATTGTTTCCGACaagcaaaaaacaaagatatggTGCGTGACTGAGTGCTGCTCGAGTGAGTGACTGATAAAAAAAGGTTATCACCGTCATCCATCACTGACTTTATGTGCCACCATTTCTAACAGTGCTATGGTATAAACTAGATGAAACCTCGGTGAAGCATCAAATGGTTGGTGACATTGGTTCCTTTATGGACACGGCTGCCAAACGGTGAAGTGACTTGAACAGCTGCGTCTTCGTTCCATGGGGAGTCATTTCCACACAGCAAAGATCCAGTCAGAGTCCGGGCATTAAACACCTCACCTGATGGGGTGAGTCACTCAGGCAGAGCCAACGACAGTGTGTCCACTGCCTGTATAACTGACTGTCTCTCAAGTAATGTACATCAGCGCTGTCAATTCCAGTTTAATATGCAGAGGAGACTCAAAGGCATGATAAATGGGGCTTTCATTAAACAGCCCTGACTGACGTTAATTCATGTGTTTGATGATCATATCTTAGCAGGGCAGGCTACCTACAGACGAGACTCACTAAGAAAGACCAAGTCATCCCACATCCAAGCTCACAGATTGTTGTAGGATGAGTAGGTGCTTTGCTTATTGtttgtaaaatatttattaatgGTAAACTTGACTGTTAATGTAGCTTCATAAAAGACTAAATATGTCTTGGGTGCCATTGTGTCTCCAAGGTCATTAATGTAGTAATCATATTTCCAATATTAGGAAGAGGAATTTTTTGCTGTTAGTAGATAGTCCTCTATTGACTATTGATGGTCTATGATGACTTACTGTTAGCCATTACCTTGTTGAATATGATGAATGTAAATCAGCATCTGTCCAACCCTTTAGCTGTCTGAGACTGAGGAGCacgagagagatggagagggcAGAGAATTCTGCTCACTTCAGCTTTGTTTCTCCTTTCCAAGACTTTCTGTACCATGATACAACAGTGTGTTTGGTCTCAGGGCAACAGAGGCACAAACTCAGCTCTACCTTTTCTCCTGCTGCACGGCTGACGGCTGTCCAGTACCATgtaacaacaaaacagtggCATGCATCAGCTCTGTCTCAGCGCTCTCACTGTTTGGCATCTCAACCAAGCAAAAATTGAACAACACGctaacacacacattgtacTGTATTGACAGAGTATGACAGAGAACATTCAAATCAATCCACATCCATTCTGCAGACTATTTGTTTCACCAGAGGTCCAGAGGTGTACACCTCTCCTTTAAGACTGATGCTACATGACGTACGCCCAGATGATCTCACTCCAACCACTCCACTACCCGGCTGCAAGGCATGCTTATGCCATCAAATGTCCAGGTTTTTTGCAGTAGAATCACTGGAAAAATGTTCATGGACACTTTTATTCTGACCTGTTGCAGTCGTCTTAATGTAAATGTGCAGGGAGAGAACTGTTATACCGTTATATTGGGACAATACAGAGAGATGATAGGCCTAATGAGTGTGTGCATATCTGGTAATGGCTTAAATGTAATGGATATTAATATACATGTAAAATTCACACACAGCACGCACACAGCATTGAATCTGatgaatgtctgtctgtttctgtgcaatTCATAATCCAACTTTAGTTTGACTCTCAGACATTTGAGACACTTAAGGAAATGTCTGCACCTCCCATATCTGACTTAGTGCCTCATTTCAGCCATTGTCTGTTCAACATCATTTAACCAAAATTGAATAAATATAGTATTTAACCAGTAGTGCACCGTGGATTCAGATGGATTATATATGACATAATATTTAGTCTCTGAATCAGGGGCCAATGTTCTGGGGGCCAGAACATTGGCCTTGATATTCATAAAGATATTTCACGGGCTACATTGGAATTGATTTTGGGGCTTCATTTGGCCCACCAGCCAAACGTTTGAGACCTATGTTCTTAATATTTAGCCCCCATAAGTACATTTTTTGAGCAAAAGCTGCAATAATTTGAATGAAAGCAATGGAAAACAGAAAGCCACATTAGTGATGGATGAGAAaatcatattaatattataaaactATAGTTATATTTGACTCTTAATTCAGCAAGTGTTTGGTATTTAACTTACAAGTTAGGTAGATGTTAACTTAAGTGTGTGCGATGGTCTATaacattatattaaatatgaaattaacCGAGATTCATACTAATAGacaaattatgtaaaaatatttattttcctacCATTTTCAGTAAGAGCTACATTAATCACGATAagtgctgaatttgcacaaattCCAGCTGCTGGTTTATGTGATATTTTTCCAATCAATGATTAACCAGATTCTCCCAggctccctctcctctctgttcaGTTGGCACTCAGGCTACAATTCCACTCTCAATTCCCATTCCATTGTTGCACacaaattgattttcttcaGGACTGCTAAATGAATGAGGGCGCACTGGTTGGAGCCAAATGCTCTACACCCTCTTTTGCCCATAAAATCCCACTTGTCCCTTATTCCTCGCATTTTATGACAAATAAACTTTGCTCAAAGTGGATTTCACCTAAGTTCcctctttgttttacattaagtGATTATCTTGAGGTTGTTTGCACATAAGGTTTGCTCTTTGACTTCATATCAGAAAATTGATCCATGTTATTGGGGGAGGCCGAGGtgggggtggtgtgtgtgtgtgtgtgtgtgtgtgtgttaagcaGCTGGATGTTGAGTATTATTTGATGGAGATGAACTACCAACATGTCTATAACCAGTAATCACTTGGCTCCTTGACCAGTCACCCgtcaatttcatttcatttagtgTAAAGGCAGCAAAAGAAGTGCTTTCATGCTAATCACTACTTTGTAATGATCAGTGCTGCGATCATTAGGGAAAATCAGATCATAAAAGCAAATTCGGGCTACAGCCCAAGGAGCTCATTCCAGATCATTGTTGCCATGACATTCGTTTCTCCTGTGAACCCCATCCAGTGTTTCAGCCATgttaatgtgacatttgtgaGACAACCAATGCCCTCATTCCCGCAGCCTCCAGGGAACGAGGCAAACATGCTGGGAAACCAAAACAGAAGGTTGAGTCGGAGGTGTCACATGCAGGTGTTCCTCTGCCTCCCacatgaggtgtgtgtgtctgtgtatgtgtgtgtggttgttgccAAGAAATCTTCCTCATTTTAAGGGGAGGAAAATACCAGGATCTTCAGTCCAATATTAAAAAGATAACCAAACATGAATCACACAGAGGggtaaaatgttttctttgtatttctcACACATCCTGCGCTCCTCAAtttcccctctgtctctcttgacCTGCTTAGCCCACAGAGTGTGTAtacatgtctgtctgtggttgTCGGGAAACATTTTCAAACGATTGGCAAGTGTCTTCACGACCATAGTCAAGCaagcgcgtgtgcgtgtgtgtacacaaaACCCGTTATTAGACAGAGAgaagctttaaaatgtgtttgtgtcatagGACATGTAATGTATatgaaatcaaatatttattaatacTCAGTCCTGATGAATTTAATTACAATTTAGCACAGTATCACAATATATCCATGAATTGAATGTACAACTGATGCGTCTGgcattttatgttgtttttttttttttttctacacaatgaccttttttgagTAGACTTTTACCTTTCTCCATGGCAGTgtttaaaaacagtattttctgATTGTACTGGAGTGATTATATGCTTGCAATATTAAGTAATTTCCTCCTAATGAATGTATTGATTGTGTAAAAAAGTATGCATTAACTTGTCGTGAGAAAGTACACAGAA of Solea solea chromosome 16, fSolSol10.1, whole genome shotgun sequence contains these proteins:
- the gpr139 gene encoding probable G-protein coupled receptor 139, with the protein product MEHSHIFPVFSPNGSTWSQGQYPPEVAQGCPLGPLPVIYYSVLLCLGLPANILTVVILSQLVLRRQKSSYNYLLALAAADILVLLLIVFVDFILEDFILVVPLPPSLNNAVQVLEFSSIHTSIWITVPLTIDRYIAVCHPLRYHTVSYPARTRRVIFAVYIGCLLSAAPYYWWPELWHSLPGMGSDGGGAGGGESNRTVAQHVLVWAHCATVYLLPCTVFFSLNAVIVRKLRKRRSCFRLRGYSTGKTTAILLAITSIFAVLWAPRTLMILYHFYSPPPATQDAGRLLHMLTDLANMLALLNTGVNFFLYCFISKRFRGMAANVLRALVHCRKQPTPFYASHNFSITSSPWISPANSHCIKMFVYQYDKNGKPICISS